The Pseudodesulfovibrio sediminis genome includes the window TGGAATGGGCTTTCCGTTTTTTTCAGGAGCCTTTTCGTCTATTTGGTCGCTATATTCTCGGCGGTTTTTCTTTCTCTCTGCTTATGGTTAAATTGAAGGTCAGGGAAAGAAAGGGGGCGTCATAAGGGGTATGGTTGCCCAGGCCAACGCCTGTTGGCGGCACTTCAGAAGGGGGTACCCGTTGTTCTCTGGGTACCCCCTTCTTTTTGAAACCAGTCAGGCTGTCTCTCGCTTTGGAGAGTCCGGTGGATGTCTGACAGCCTGGAAGTCTACCGCACGTCTTCATTGATCGGCCTTCTGCCGATACTGAAGTACGCGAATCCCGCTTTGCCCATCTCTACGGGGTTGTATAGATTCCGGCCGTCGAAAATGACGGGCGCTGTGAGCTTGGCTTTGATGGTGTCCAGATCCGGGTTGCGAAATTGATTCCAGTCAGTGATGACAGCCAATGCATCTGCGCCGTCCAGCACGGACTCCTGATCCTCGACAATAGTCAGCCTGTCTACCTGGGCAAGTAGATCACATGCCCGTTCGTTGGCTTCCGGGTCAAATGCGCGCACGTTCATGCCCTTCTCCGTAAGATCTTTGATGATCTCTATGGCCGGAGCCTCACGAATATCGTCAGTGTTGGCTTTGAAGGCAATCCCCCACAGTGCAAGCGTCTTGTCTTTTACGCCTCCCTGCGGTGCATAATAATCGCTGATTTTAGCGGACAGGATATGCTTTTGTGCATTGTTGACCTTGTCCACGGATTTGATGAGGGCCGCCTCATAGTCGTTCTCTGCCGCAGTGCCGATGAGCGCCTTGACGTCCTTGGGGAAGCATGAGCCACCATATCCGGCACCGGGGTAGATGAAGTGATACCCGATACGGCTGTCCGACCCTATGCCCATTCGGACATCAGACACATCTGCACCGACACGTTCGCAGATATTTGCAATCTCGTTGATGAATGAAATTTTGGTCGCGAGCATGCAGTTGGCGGCATACTTGGTCATTTCTGCGGATCGGGTATCCATGACGATGATTTTTTCACGACTGCGTGCAAAAGGTGCATACAGCGTTCGCAAAATCAAGGCCGTGTTCTCGTTTTCGGTCCCCACGATGACGCGGTCGGGCTTCATGAAGTCGTTGATCGCGTCTCCTTCCTTGAGAAACTCGGGATTGGAAACCACATCGAACGGAATGTCTTCACCGCGTTTTCTCAATGCTTCTGAAATGAGTGAACGAACGCGATCTGCCGTGCCTACGGGAACAGTGGATTTATTGACAATTATTTTGTGAGAGGTCATGTGCCGGCCAATCTGACTGGCCACGGCCTCAACATGGGAAAGATCGCAGACACCATCGGTTCCGCAGGGGGTTCCGACTGCGATGAAGACGATTTCGGCGTGTTCCAGCCCTTCATTGAGATCCGTGGTGAAATGGAGGCGACCCTGCCTAGCGTTTCTTGTGACGATTCCTTCAAGGCCCGGCTCAAAGATGTGGATTTTACCATTTTTCAGGGCCTCCACGACAGTCGGGTTTGCATCTACACAAAAAACAGTGTTGCCCATTTCGGAAAAACAGGCGGCGGATACAAGGCCAACGTAGCCAGTGCCGACAATGCAGATATTCATTATGAACTCCGGAATATATTTGGTTTAAGTTGAAGGCAGAATGCAATTTGAAAGCCAGTGACAACGTATTCACGGGAATACAGCAAATGGCAGGCCACGCTTCCTATACGTAACATATTCATGCGGTTAGAGGGTCGAGGCGTGTGTTCACGGTCTGTTTCATAAAGCGCTCCTGAAAAAATGGACGAGCCGGATCGGTTGCGATGCAGGCGTCAAGGCTGCAGTGGCGCAGCATGCAAAGCGCCTGATATTCTCTATGCCTGCCAGATCAAAGGAAGGCGTCGCCTGGTTTCCAGAAAAAACAGATACAAGGCCAAACAGGTTCTTTCGGCTGAAGGGTTGTTATAAAAAGAGCAGCACCAGGGGGGCCAGGGCCAGCCGGTAGTAAGCAAATGGCTTGAGAGTCAGTTTGCCTAAAAGCAGGATAAATCCTTTGATGGCAAGGCAGGCAGTGAGGAAAGACACCACGAAGCCGATGGCGAGAAAGACGACATCTCCCTGGTTGAATTGCTGGTAGCTTTTGATCAGGTCATACCCGGTCGCAGCGATCATGATCGGCACCGCTGCTATGAAGGAATATTCGGCAGCGACTGTGCGCTTTGTGCCCAGGATCATGCCTCCCATGATTGTGGCGGCTGACCGGGAGAACCCTGGCCAGAGCGCGAGACATTGGAAGAGGCCAATTCCCAAGGCAAGCTGGGGTGTGAGTTCATCCAAAGAGGTGATGGCTTCTTTTTTCGGATTTCTTTCTACGAAAAGAATCATGATAGCGCCGACAATAAGGGCGAACGCGACAGTCGATGGTGTGAAAAGGTGTTGCGTTATCAGACCATGGGTCAAGAGCCCGAGGATAGAGGCGGGCAGAGAAGTCAGGACAAGAAGCCATATTCCGTATAGGCCGGAAAACCGCTTTTGCGTATCCGGCTTCAGCAGACCGAGAAAGCGGTTCCAATAGAGCACGACCACCGAAAGAATGGCGCCCAACTGGATCACTATTTCAAAAGTTTCAGCCTTGGGTCCCGTGTACCCCAACAGGTGTCCGGTAATGATCAAATGCCCCGTACTGGATATGGGGAGGAACTCCGTGAGGCCTTCTACTATGCCAAGAATAACGGCTATGTACCATGCTGTCATTGGACTATCACTCCTTTGAATCGCGAAAATGAAAGGCACCCCATGTGCCAATGGCCGTTCCGATGATTACGCCGGCGGTGTTTGCCGCCAAATCTCCAAGCGAGCTGTCCCTGTTCGGGACGACGGCCTGTACCAGTTCAAGCAGCCCGCCGAGCAGCAGCAGGAAGGCCGCCAGCAAGATCTTGGATCGAGTGGTTTTGAGGCAGGACGCCTGCAGAAAGGCAAGCCAGGCGTATGCGGAAAAATGGTGCAGTTTATCGAGGTGCCCAATGTGTGGAATCGGGGATCCCGGAAGAACCGATAAAACGACAACCAGACAAAGTGAGATAAACCATATTGGTTTGAGTAGTCGAAGCATCATTATCAGGACCGCTCACTGAGTGCGTCGTGGAGTGGTATCATCTTTTTTCGCCTTATTTTTTGAGAGAATGAAGACGACTTCATCCTCTGGGTTGGATCACAGAGAGGGGCATGCCTCCCGTACGCCTGCCGGCTTTCAAGAATCCTGCACACACGTCTTCCTGATGACGCCGAACCGTGAGCATCCGCCTGATAGGGGGGTGGAATCAATATGCAGCGCCATGCGTCAATGTTTCCCCTCGTTTTGGTTTCAAATAGCGGCGTCATGGTGTGTGTGGGTGTGGTTGTCCTACAAAAGCGGAATAACGGTGTTGGTCAGGATTCTTCGCACAATGGCGGATTGAAAAAGTCGCTTTTCCAGACGGTTATGTGTTTTGGCATATTCTTAGCAGTTTGCGTTGCAATTGCTGGTTCCCGTTGTGACAAACTCAGAATCGGGGGTAAGCAAATATTGCTCCAATCATGAAGCACCTCCATCCAATGTACAATATGAAGATGGGATGAAAGAAGTGAGCGTAAAAGACAGCATTGTTGATCGGATAGAGAATATAGCGTTGCATCTTGATTGGTGCTGATTTGTTTTGAGTCTTCGATTGCTGTCTATACAATTCTCAGGAGTGAAATCAAAAATGAAAAAAAATATATTAAAGTCTCAACAACATCATAAGAAAAGTTTTGTAGAGGCAGGATAGCGTGTTCTGTCTGATGCATGCGGTGATGTTACCTGTTTGTTAAAAAGGGTGCCGCGCCGGGCTGTGTGTTTGTAAATGATACAGGCGATAGTCGTGACGTATGTATAGGCATCATTGATACATCCTTAAATTAGGAGAGTTAAGAAATGGCTTCCTTGAGCAGAGAAGAAAACGATTTGTTCCATACCTGTTTCAAGCAGTTTGAACAGAAAATGGTTGATGACAGTGCTCCAGCCATAGTCATCAACGCCTTCAAGAAGCACCTGGCGCAATTTATCGAAGGGAATCAGGCATGTCTGGCGGAAGACGATATTGCTCCGGTTTTTTCGCACGAACTTCCGTCGTTGCACACGATGGATAGATACAAGGATGACGGTATTGCCGCTCTGCCCAACACGGCCATCATCAAGCTGAATGGCGGTTTGGGAACAAGCATGGGGCTTGATGGACCGAAATCGTTCTTGCCCATCAAAGAGGGCCGGACATTTCTGGATTTGATCTTGAGTCAGGTGGAGTTGATGCGCACCGAGTTTGGTGCGCAGCTGCCGCTGCTTTTCATGAACAGTTATTGGACGGAAGAGCAGACGAACGAAAGACTGAAAAATGTGATCAACGGCGATCCCAATATCCCGCTGTCCTTTCAACAGCATCGCTACCCTCGTATACGTGTTGATAATATGTCGCCACTGCAAATGGAGGGAGCCCCTGAATATGACTGGAACCCTCCCGGGCATGGTGACATCTATACGTCCTTGTTGACCTCCGGCCTTATGCGCCGCCTGCTGCTGCTTGGGTATCGCTATGTGTTTGTCTCAAATTCAGACAACCTGGGCGCCATTTTTAATCCGGCCTTACTCGGGTATATGGTGCGCAAGAAGATTCCTTTCCTTATGGAGGTGTGCGAACGCACCAGCCAGGATCGAAAGGGTGGACATCTTGTAAAACGACTTGATGGAACCCTCGGTCTGCGTGAGGTTTCCCAATGCGCACCCAAGGATATGGACGCATTTCAGGATATCAATAAATATTCCTTCTTTAACACGAATTCCATTTGGCTGGATCTGAAGGCTGTGGAAGAGGCTTTCCTGAAACACAGGGAGTTTTCGCTTCAGCTCATAGTCAACCCGAAACGGGCGATTCCAGGTGATCTGACCTCTCCGGAGATCGTTCAGTTGGAGACGGCCATGGGGTCGGCCATTTCTCTCTTCCCCGGAGCAGGCGCTGTCGTCGTTCCAAGAAGTCGTTTTTCACCAGTAAAGACAATCAGCGACTTGATGCTGACAATGTCAGACTGCTTTCATGTCACGGATCAGGATTCCATTGTCTGCAAGGCTGATTGGCAACGGTTGCCCAATATCAGGCTGGACCCGGAGGTGTACACGACAATTGGTGACTTCTTTTCACGATTCCCTGATGGCGTGCCGTCGCTGGCGAATTGTCGAGAGCTGTCAATTCTGGGTGATGTGTGTCTCCACAGAGACGTGGAGCTTTCGGGCACAGTTAAAATTGTCAACAAGTCAAAGCAACAGGTCACAATACCTCCCGGACGGGCCCTGAGCGGAGAGCTCGCCCTATAATGCGGAAGTAAAATGGGGAGGGGATTAATCCTCCCCTCCCCTTGGTAAGCGGTGTCGTTATGCGTTGTTTGTTTCTTCAAATTAGCCGGGAAAAGACAACGGGCTGGTGGCTGAAAAGTGTAGTCGATGGAATACTATTTCAGCGTGGTTTTCTCGACTGTGATATGCCGGTAGTCAATATCATGTTTTTGTAGCAACTCGTAGAGTCGTGCCCGAGAAAGCCCTGCGGCTTTACACGCTTTTTTGATATCGCCGTCCGTCTTTCGCATCAGATTCAACAGGTACTCGGCCTCCATCTGCGATACCACTACATTGCGCACCTCTTTGAGTGTCGGGGGGCTTTCTGCCTTTGTCTCCATTTCGGGCAGAACAGTAACTTTTTTTGGAGCAGGAGACGAATCACTGTTTTCAACAGTGGTTTTGACAATGCACATGCGCAGTTCGCGGGGGAGTGAATATGGATTAAGTATTTTACCTTCATACGAGTTGGTAACCGAATACGTTATCGTATTGATGAGTTCACGAACATTACCAGGCCAGTCGTATTTTTTGAGGTTCTCTATGTAATCTTCGGACAGTCGTTTGACTGGGACCCCTTGTTCTTTGCAAATTTGTTTGGTGCAGTGAGACGCTATGGGCTCCAAATCTTCAAGCCTTTCCCTGAGTGGTGGAAGGGTGATGAGGCAGGACTTCAGCCTGAAATACAAATCCGACCTGAATGTTCCTTCCTCTACCATTGCATGCAGATCTTTGTTGGTGGCGGCGACAAGGCGGAAGTCGCTTTTGACTTCCTTCTTTGAACTGAGCGGTCTGAATGAGCGCTCCTGTAAAACCCTGAGTATGGATTTTTGTGTGGTCGGATCGAGATCCGCGATTTCGTCAAGGAAGATCGTGCCGCCATCAGCCTGTTTAAACAGCCCTTCCTGATTTTCTTTGGCATCGGTAAAGGTTCCCTTTTTATGACCAAACAAAATGCTTTGAGCGAGCGTGTGCGGGAGGTTTGTGCAATCGACGACAGTAAAGCTTTCATTTTTGCGGTCGCTATTGTCGTGAATGGCGCGGGCAAAGAGCTCTTTGCCTGTCCCGGTTTCTCCAAGGATCAGGGCATTGCATTTCGTGCGGGCCACGATTCCAACCCATCGAAGGGCCTTGAGCAGCAGCGGACTATCTCCAATGATTGATCCCCTGTTGAATGGCGTTTCAGCAGAAAACTTCTCTCGGGCGTCTCTCTGCTGAAGGCAGCGGGTCAGGCATTGTTCGAAATCCACCTGGCTGAAGGGTTTGACAAGGTAATCCCATGCCCCCAGACGGATGGCCTGTTCAGCGGCATCGCCATCCCTGTTTTCCGAAATGACGATGACGTCAGGGGTGTTGGGCGAAGAGAGGAGCTTGGGAATATGCGACAGGTCGTCATTGTGCTCCATGTGTACATCCAACAGTACGACATCATATGAATCGCTCTGTAGTTCTGTAAAACCTTCTTCAAGAGTTTCCACATAAATGCATTGCATTTCAAGACGCTGCATAATCTCCTTGAAAAGGAGACAAAAGTCTTCCGAGTGGTCTATAAGTAGAATTTTTATCATTTTCTTTCTTATTTTGCGGTCAAGTATAGAACTGTTAACCGGCTATCTCGTTGATACCAATTGGTTTAGTGCCTTTTACATCTGGTTTTACGACACGCATTCCATGTATCATACCAGAGCAGTAGGCAAAATGCATTTTCCGTAATTACGCGGTGTATGCATGAAGAGAAATAAAAAGGAAATCATGTGCAAAAAAAGTGATCTTTACACATTGCCTGCATTTCCATCCTGCACTTTGTGAAGACTGTGGCGTCTGGTTTTTTCGGACAGCTCTCGTAGAATAACCTGCCTCTCCCCATTTTAATCCGAAATGGTTGAACTATTGAACATTGGCATGATTATTCCATGTAATCGTTGAACAAATTGTGAGTGAATTGTGAATGATGAGATTGGATACTGTGTACCCAAGGCCCTGGCACTTCGGGTGAACGCGATTGCCAGAGAGGCTGGTACTTCTCCTGAGGCCCTGCTCAAGGGAATTGTGGAGCGGTTTGTCCGTCAGCATGACAGTGAAAAGGAGCGGAGAGCCTGTAGCCGTATTGATATCAGTATTCCAGCTGTGATTTGTGTTGAAAAAAAGGATATTAACTCTTCAATATATCAGCTGGTTACAATCAAGGACATCTCGTCTGACGGTGTTAGGCTCATATGCCCTGGCAAGAAGGTGCGCGGACAGTACGTGAGTGTCGGGGAATGTTCCCTGAGGTTTAAACTTGTGTTCACATTTTCTGAAGAAATGGAGCCGATGAAATTGAAGTGCAGTGCAACCCGTGTGGAATTGGTCAAAGGGGATGTTCATATACTGGCTCAGATTATTCAGGCGTATACGAAGAGCTAGGACGCATCCCGGGGTTGTCGCTGTGAGTGGTGTATTTTGAATGGAATGCATGAACAGTGTTCTGTCCCATTGGACTTGAGCAGTTAAAAATTAAGGATGATTCCAGTGAATATAAAGCGTGCCTTGCTGACTGTTGGGATGATTTTCGTTCTCTGTTTTTCATATGTGTCCATGGCAAACGCCGTCTCAATGGATACGTTTACTCTGGGGGCAGGCGATGTCCTTGAAATATCTGTCTGGGACGATGAGCGATTGACCCGGCCCACCGTTGTCGTGCGGCCTGATGGGAAGATCTCATTTCCGCTCGTTGGAGAACTGCAGGCTGCTGGAAAAACGGTAGAAGAGTTGCGCAAAGACTTTGCCAGCCGCATGGAAAAATACATACCGGATGCGTCGGTTACGATCATGCTGCAACAGCTTGGAAGCGCTCAGGTCTACATTGTTGGTAAAGTGAATCGTCCTGGAGTCTACCTTATGAGTGGGCGGGTAACCGTGCTGCAGGCGTTGGCCCTGGCTGGCGGAATAACTCCGTTTGCAGAGAGCGACGAAATTCTGGTGGTTCGCGTAGACAATGGGAAGCAAACATACCTTCCCTTTGATTATGTCAAAGCAGTTGCCGGTGATGGGTTGGACCAAAACATCACGCTTGAACCCGGTGACACCCTTTTGATCCCTTGATGAAGGTTCACCTCCTAGCTTTGTTATATTCCCCTATAGGCAGCTAAATTCATGCAGATATCAACTTTGCGTTTGCTTTCTGTTTTCAGCGCGTTGGTTTTTCTCTTTGTGACAGGTGCATCCGCATTTGCCGGGAAAGGAGAAATCACCCCCTCAATCATGGTGCAATCTGCATACGATGATAATGTTCAGTACAAAGGAAAATCGGACTGGGAGTTCAGGAGTACGCCGGCCGTTAAGCTTGAATACGGACAGGAAAACTGGACGTTGAGCGGAGGCGGCAGCGCGGACTTTTTCAAATATGCCGAACTCACGGATTCCGACCGGGAGAACTACAAATTATGGCTCGGTGGCGAACGTTATCTCACTGAGAGGTTCCTGCTGAACTTTGAGAGTTCTTTCAGCTATGACCACACGTTTGTCGATGAATATACTGAATCCGGCAGTGTGACGGAACAGGCCCTGCGACGCAAATACATGGTCATGCCGGGCGCGATGTGGAACGCCACGGAAAAAGATCAGCTCTCACTGGGGCTCCCTCTTTCCACCATTCGATACGCGGGCAAGGACAACCCTGACAGTACGACCAGAGGGGGTGTTGTTGGATGGACACACGCTTTGAACAACGAACTGGTGAGCCTCATTTGGCAGGGTTCCTATACGAATTATCACTATAGTCGTTTGGACGGGGATACAAACGAAGACGTGTATATGGTCATGGGCGGCTTAAGCTATAAACCTTCTGAACTTATCGATTTAAAAGGACTTGTTGGACTCGGATATGCTGATTCGAAGGTCTCCTTCGATACCCTTCCCGATATGACCAACGAGGAAACATTCTTCAGCTTTGATCTTTCCGGGACGTACTCCCGAGAGCGGTGGAAGTTTACGCTTGGTGCAGACCGGAAAGTCTCACCTTCAATCTATGGAGAGTCGTCTCTGCGGACTCGCGGGCGGGTTTCGGGTGACTATGCCTTTACAGAGCGATTCTCATTGTATTGCGAGACGGCATATTACGAAACCGAAACGAACGGCCTGATCTCCAGTGACAGGGACCGAACCTATTATGTCAGGCCGTGGCTCAAGTATCGCTTGTCAGAGGACATGACAATACGACTGGAATACAAGTTCACCAATACAAAAGATTTGAGAACGCAAAAAGAGCAACAACAGAATCGGATGGCACTACGTTTTGAGTACGCCTTCCCGACCGATTTTTAGAGAGTTGCAAGGAATACAATGGAAACAGCTACAAATGAGATTGCAATATATATCAGTGTATTTAAACGGAGGCGGTGGTTGTTCGCCATACCTGCTGCGGCCGCGCTTCTCGTTGCTTCGCTTGTTATAATCATTCTTCCGTCCATTTACACGGCGTCAGCAACCATCCTTGTCGAAGGCCAGGAGGTTCCGCAAGAGCTCGTGCAGTCAACTGTTACCGGGTATATTGAGGAGCGTTTGCAGTCTGTCAGCCAAAGAGCGTTCAGTCGCAAGAACTTGCTGGGGGTTATCGAGCGTTTTGGCCTGTATAAAGAGGACAGGGACATCCTGACCTCGGAAGAGATTCTTGAAAAGATGCGTGAAAACATCATAGTCGAGAATATTCAGGCTGATGTCGTCAGTGACACCGGGCGTTCGACAACAGCCACCATAGCCTTTTCCATAGCCTTTGACGGTAAATATCCCAGACAGGTCCTGCAGACCACCAACGCTCTCGTCTCACTCTTCTTGGAAGAGAATTTGCGGACGAGAGAGGAAAAGGCCCACACAACCTATGATTTTCTGACGAGACAGTTGAATCAGCTTCGTGAAGAAGTGTCTGCAACTGAATCAAAGGTCGCCCAGTTCAAGGAAAAGCATTACCGC containing:
- a CDS encoding undecaprenyl-diphosphate phosphatase encodes the protein MTAWYIAVILGIVEGLTEFLPISSTGHLIITGHLLGYTGPKAETFEIVIQLGAILSVVVLYWNRFLGLLKPDTQKRFSGLYGIWLLVLTSLPASILGLLTHGLITQHLFTPSTVAFALIVGAIMILFVERNPKKEAITSLDELTPQLALGIGLFQCLALWPGFSRSAATIMGGMILGTKRTVAAEYSFIAAVPIMIAATGYDLIKSYQQFNQGDVVFLAIGFVVSFLTACLAIKGFILLLGKLTLKPFAYYRLALAPLVLLFL
- a CDS encoding VanZ family protein, producing the protein MMLRLLKPIWFISLCLVVVLSVLPGSPIPHIGHLDKLHHFSAYAWLAFLQASCLKTTRSKILLAAFLLLLGGLLELVQAVVPNRDSSLGDLAANTAGVIIGTAIGTWGAFHFRDSKE
- a CDS encoding porin family protein; the encoded protein is MQISTLRLLSVFSALVFLFVTGASAFAGKGEITPSIMVQSAYDDNVQYKGKSDWEFRSTPAVKLEYGQENWTLSGGGSADFFKYAELTDSDRENYKLWLGGERYLTERFLLNFESSFSYDHTFVDEYTESGSVTEQALRRKYMVMPGAMWNATEKDQLSLGLPLSTIRYAGKDNPDSTTRGGVVGWTHALNNELVSLIWQGSYTNYHYSRLDGDTNEDVYMVMGGLSYKPSELIDLKGLVGLGYADSKVSFDTLPDMTNEETFFSFDLSGTYSRERWKFTLGADRKVSPSIYGESSLRTRGRVSGDYAFTERFSLYCETAYYETETNGLISSDRDRTYYVRPWLKYRLSEDMTIRLEYKFTNTKDLRTQKEQQQNRMALRFEYAFPTDF
- a CDS encoding UDP-glucose dehydrogenase family protein produces the protein MNICIVGTGYVGLVSAACFSEMGNTVFCVDANPTVVEALKNGKIHIFEPGLEGIVTRNARQGRLHFTTDLNEGLEHAEIVFIAVGTPCGTDGVCDLSHVEAVASQIGRHMTSHKIIVNKSTVPVGTADRVRSLISEALRKRGEDIPFDVVSNPEFLKEGDAINDFMKPDRVIVGTENENTALILRTLYAPFARSREKIIVMDTRSAEMTKYAANCMLATKISFINEIANICERVGADVSDVRMGIGSDSRIGYHFIYPGAGYGGSCFPKDVKALIGTAAENDYEAALIKSVDKVNNAQKHILSAKISDYYAPQGGVKDKTLALWGIAFKANTDDIREAPAIEIIKDLTEKGMNVRAFDPEANERACDLLAQVDRLTIVEDQESVLDGADALAVITDWNQFRNPDLDTIKAKLTAPVIFDGRNLYNPVEMGKAGFAYFSIGRRPINEDVR
- a CDS encoding sigma-54-dependent transcriptional regulator, with amino-acid sequence MIKILLIDHSEDFCLLFKEIMQRLEMQCIYVETLEEGFTELQSDSYDVVLLDVHMEHNDDLSHIPKLLSSPNTPDVIVISENRDGDAAEQAIRLGAWDYLVKPFSQVDFEQCLTRCLQQRDAREKFSAETPFNRGSIIGDSPLLLKALRWVGIVARTKCNALILGETGTGKELFARAIHDNSDRKNESFTVVDCTNLPHTLAQSILFGHKKGTFTDAKENQEGLFKQADGGTIFLDEIADLDPTTQKSILRVLQERSFRPLSSKKEVKSDFRLVAATNKDLHAMVEEGTFRSDLYFRLKSCLITLPPLRERLEDLEPIASHCTKQICKEQGVPVKRLSEDYIENLKKYDWPGNVRELINTITYSVTNSYEGKILNPYSLPRELRMCIVKTTVENSDSSPAPKKVTVLPEMETKAESPPTLKEVRNVVVSQMEAEYLLNLMRKTDGDIKKACKAAGLSRARLYELLQKHDIDYRHITVEKTTLK
- a CDS encoding polysaccharide biosynthesis/export family protein: MNIKRALLTVGMIFVLCFSYVSMANAVSMDTFTLGAGDVLEISVWDDERLTRPTVVVRPDGKISFPLVGELQAAGKTVEELRKDFASRMEKYIPDASVTIMLQQLGSAQVYIVGKVNRPGVYLMSGRVTVLQALALAGGITPFAESDEILVVRVDNGKQTYLPFDYVKAVAGDGLDQNITLEPGDTLLIP
- a CDS encoding UTP--glucose-1-phosphate uridylyltransferase, whose amino-acid sequence is MASLSREENDLFHTCFKQFEQKMVDDSAPAIVINAFKKHLAQFIEGNQACLAEDDIAPVFSHELPSLHTMDRYKDDGIAALPNTAIIKLNGGLGTSMGLDGPKSFLPIKEGRTFLDLILSQVELMRTEFGAQLPLLFMNSYWTEEQTNERLKNVINGDPNIPLSFQQHRYPRIRVDNMSPLQMEGAPEYDWNPPGHGDIYTSLLTSGLMRRLLLLGYRYVFVSNSDNLGAIFNPALLGYMVRKKIPFLMEVCERTSQDRKGGHLVKRLDGTLGLREVSQCAPKDMDAFQDINKYSFFNTNSIWLDLKAVEEAFLKHREFSLQLIVNPKRAIPGDLTSPEIVQLETAMGSAISLFPGAGAVVVPRSRFSPVKTISDLMLTMSDCFHVTDQDSIVCKADWQRLPNIRLDPEVYTTIGDFFSRFPDGVPSLANCRELSILGDVCLHRDVELSGTVKIVNKSKQQVTIPPGRALSGELAL